The following are encoded together in the Raineyella sp. LH-20 genome:
- a CDS encoding enoyl-CoA hydratase translates to MTAPENIVVETRGRVGLITLNRPKALNALNAATMREVLDTARTFDADEAIGCIVITGSERAFAAGADIKEMAEQSATDMFLTDWFAEWEELTRVRTPIIAAVSGYALGGGCELALMCDSIIAADTARFGQPEVNLGVLPGMGGSQRLTRAVGKAKAMDMVLTGRMMNAEEAERAGLVSRVVPAANLLGAALEVATTIAGKSRVATLLAKEAVNAAFETTLEQGVRHERRLFHSAFASRDQKEGMAAFVEKRDPEFTHR, encoded by the coding sequence CGAGAACATCGTCGTCGAGACCCGGGGCCGGGTCGGCCTCATCACCCTGAACCGGCCCAAGGCGCTGAACGCCCTCAACGCGGCCACGATGCGCGAGGTGCTCGACACCGCCCGTACGTTCGACGCCGACGAGGCGATCGGCTGCATCGTCATCACCGGCTCGGAGCGCGCCTTCGCGGCCGGTGCCGACATCAAGGAGATGGCTGAGCAGTCGGCCACCGACATGTTCCTCACCGACTGGTTCGCCGAGTGGGAGGAACTGACCCGGGTCCGTACGCCGATCATCGCCGCGGTGTCCGGTTACGCCCTGGGCGGTGGCTGCGAACTGGCGTTGATGTGCGACTCGATCATCGCTGCCGACACCGCCCGGTTCGGCCAGCCGGAGGTCAACCTCGGTGTGCTGCCCGGGATGGGCGGTTCCCAGCGGCTCACCCGTGCGGTCGGCAAGGCCAAGGCGATGGACATGGTGCTGACCGGCCGGATGATGAACGCCGAGGAGGCCGAGCGGGCCGGGCTGGTCAGCCGGGTGGTGCCGGCCGCGAACCTGCTCGGCGCGGCGCTGGAGGTGGCCACCACCATCGCCGGCAAGTCCCGGGTCGCCACCCTGCTCGCCAAGGAGGCGGTGAACGCCGCGTTCGAGACGACTCTGGAGCAGGGCGTACGCCACGAACGGCGTCTCTTCCACTCCGCCTTCGCCTCCCGGGACCAGAAGGAGGGCATGGCCGCCTTCGTCGAGAAGCGCGACCCGGAGTTCACGCACCGCTGA
- a CDS encoding branched-chain amino acid ABC transporter permease, which translates to MMDLFLQQLVNGLSLGALYALIAVGYTVVYGIVQLINFAHGEIFMVGAFGAYTTWVVLGRPTDLSLGEALGVVLPLMVLGGVVVSVTIALTMERLAYRPLRGAPRLAPLITAIGISIGLQEIVRLFFGRIPGFPDSRQNVAFPTVRGISGSSTKLGDVLVPNSAIFTLVALAVCTAFLWFFVNRTAIGRAMQATSQDPDTARLMGIDVDRAIVTAFGLGAVLAAIAGVAHGLRYNAIDFQMGFMAGMKAFTAAVLGGIGNINGAVVGGLVLGVAESMATTFIPGQFGGSAWKDVWAFAILILVLVFRPQGLLGAKVVDRA; encoded by the coding sequence ATGATGGATCTCTTCCTCCAACAACTCGTCAACGGGCTGTCCCTGGGCGCTCTCTACGCGCTCATCGCGGTCGGCTACACCGTCGTCTACGGCATCGTCCAGCTGATCAACTTCGCCCACGGCGAGATCTTCATGGTCGGCGCGTTCGGCGCCTACACCACCTGGGTCGTGCTGGGGCGCCCGACCGACCTCTCCCTCGGTGAGGCCCTCGGGGTGGTGCTGCCGCTGATGGTCCTCGGCGGGGTCGTGGTGTCGGTGACCATCGCGCTGACGATGGAACGCCTCGCCTACCGCCCGCTGCGCGGCGCTCCACGGCTGGCGCCACTGATCACCGCGATCGGCATCTCGATCGGCCTGCAGGAGATCGTCCGGCTGTTCTTCGGCCGGATCCCCGGCTTCCCCGACTCGCGGCAGAACGTCGCCTTCCCGACCGTACGCGGCATCTCCGGCAGCTCCACGAAGCTCGGGGACGTGCTGGTGCCCAACTCGGCCATCTTCACCCTCGTCGCCCTCGCCGTCTGCACTGCCTTCCTGTGGTTCTTCGTGAACCGTACGGCGATCGGCCGGGCCATGCAGGCGACCAGCCAGGACCCCGACACCGCCCGGCTGATGGGCATCGACGTCGACCGGGCGATCGTCACCGCTTTCGGCCTCGGCGCGGTGCTCGCCGCCATCGCCGGCGTCGCCCACGGGCTGCGCTACAACGCCATCGACTTCCAGATGGGCTTCATGGCCGGCATGAAGGCCTTCACCGCGGCCGTGCTCGGCGGCATCGGCAACATCAACGGCGCGGTCGTCGGTGGGCTGGTGCTCGGTGTCGCCGAATCGATGGCCACCACCTTCATCCCCGGCCAGTTCGGCGGCTCGGCCTGGAAGGACGTCTGGGCCTTCGCCATCCTGATCCTGGTGCTGGTCTTCCGACCGCAGGGCCTGCTCGGCGCGAAGGTGGTGGATCGGGCATGA
- a CDS encoding branched-chain amino acid ABC transporter substrate-binding protein — protein MTVRRRFLTTGIAGVVIASLSLTACGTRAGSATADPGAKKIVTIGVIAPLSGNLSSMGTGIQNSVDLAVKQANASGALPGWTIRIDAQDDQASPDVGKNAATKLAGEKDVVAVVGPLNSSVGQAIQPILDPATIALVSPANTNPTLTRGADASTAPKRTYASYFRTCTTDAVQGPFAAQYLLDAGIKEVATVHDKKAYGQGLVTEFTKAFTAGGGTIVAAETVNPDDKDFAAVIAKIKPTAPQALYYGGEHPVSSLLTKQMKDAGLTIPLMGGDGMYDPAYITNGGTATEGDLVTSVGAPAESLPSAKQFVSDYQAAGYSSGYSTYGLYAYDAANAIIEALKVSLPNASDATAARQPTVAALGKVDVEGASGKVSFDEFGDNKTRVLTVYKVKNGAWVADKTGEFK, from the coding sequence GTGACCGTACGACGTCGTTTCCTCACGACGGGGATCGCCGGTGTGGTGATCGCCTCGCTCAGTCTCACCGCCTGCGGCACCCGGGCGGGGTCCGCCACCGCTGATCCGGGCGCCAAGAAGATCGTCACGATCGGTGTCATCGCCCCGCTGTCGGGCAACCTGTCCTCGATGGGCACCGGCATCCAGAACTCGGTCGACCTGGCCGTCAAGCAGGCCAACGCCAGCGGTGCGCTGCCCGGCTGGACCATCCGGATCGATGCCCAGGACGACCAGGCCTCGCCCGACGTCGGCAAGAACGCCGCCACCAAGCTGGCCGGTGAGAAGGACGTGGTCGCCGTCGTCGGCCCGCTGAACTCGTCGGTCGGCCAGGCGATCCAGCCGATCCTCGACCCGGCCACGATCGCTCTGGTCTCGCCGGCCAACACCAACCCGACGCTGACGCGTGGCGCCGACGCCTCGACCGCCCCGAAACGGACGTACGCCAGCTACTTCCGCACCTGCACCACCGACGCCGTCCAGGGTCCGTTCGCCGCCCAGTATCTGCTCGACGCCGGCATCAAGGAGGTCGCGACCGTCCACGACAAGAAGGCGTACGGCCAGGGCCTGGTCACCGAGTTCACCAAGGCCTTCACCGCCGGCGGCGGCACAATCGTCGCCGCCGAGACGGTCAACCCCGACGACAAGGACTTCGCCGCGGTGATCGCCAAGATCAAGCCCACCGCACCGCAGGCCCTGTACTACGGCGGGGAGCACCCGGTCAGCTCGCTGCTGACCAAGCAGATGAAGGACGCCGGTCTGACGATCCCCTTGATGGGCGGTGACGGCATGTACGACCCGGCCTACATCACCAACGGTGGTACGGCCACCGAGGGCGACCTGGTGACCTCGGTCGGTGCCCCCGCCGAGTCGCTGCCGTCGGCGAAGCAGTTCGTCTCCGACTACCAGGCCGCCGGCTACTCCAGCGGCTACTCGACCTACGGCCTCTATGCGTACGACGCCGCCAACGCGATCATCGAGGCGCTGAAGGTCTCGCTGCCCAACGCCAGCGACGCCACCGCCGCCCGCCAGCCCACCGTGGCCGCGCTCGGGAAGGTCGATGTCGAGGGTGCCAGCGGCAAGGTCTCCTTCGACGAGTTCGGTGACAACAAGACCCGCGTGCTGACCGTCTACAAGGTGAAGAACGGCGCGTGGGTGGCGGACAAGACCGGCGAGTTCAAGTAG